The stretch of DNA AGTGAGATCCCCCGATTCCACCCTGATTGGAGATCGTGAACGATCCGCCTTGCATTTCTTCAAGACTCACCTTCCGTTGGCGTGTGCGCTCGGCGATATCCTGCAACTCGATGGAGAGTTCGAGCATGCTCTTCTTGTCCACGTCACGAATAACGGGAACAATCAATCCCTGTTCGGTATCAACGGCAATGCCGAGATGATAGTAGTTCTTGTACACAATCTCTTCCGCCGCTTCATCCATGCTCGCGTTGAAGATCGGATGCTTTTTCAGCGTTTCGACCACTGCCTTCATGATGAAGGGTGTCAAAGTCAGATTCGCCTTTTTCTTCTCGTACGCTTTCTGATATTTCTTGCGCAAGGCAAGAACATCCGTGATGTCAACGTTATCGAACTGGGTAATGTGAGGGATTGTCGTCCACGACTCTGTCATCTTGTTGCTGATGGCTTTGCGGAGTTGCGACATTTTCTTCTTCTCGACGCTTCCCCATTTCGAGAAGTCAACGCTCACAGCGGCAGGCTTGGAAACGGCCGCCGCAGCAACTGCCGTGGCTTTGGGCTGGGCCCCGAGAGATTGAAGCCGTTGAATGTATGCCTTTACGTCCGAAAGGAGAATTCTCCCGCCGTTGCCGCTTCCGCGAATGCGGCTGAGATCAAGTCCGATGTCGCGGGCCATCTTGCGAAGAGAAGGCGAAGCCGGAGGTGGAAAACCGCCCGGTGATTTCACCGGCTCATCCATGATCTGCGGCATCATGGCAGGCACGGATTCTTCTGCAACGGCAACAGGTTCATCTTCCTCCAACTCCGTTGAAGGTTCAGTCGATGTAGAGACTTGCGATACAGCACCGGCATCTCCTTCGGCAACGGAAAAAATCAAAGTGCCAACCTTGATCTCATCTCCGTCTTTCACATGAATCTTGGTAATAGTTCCGGCAACGGGCGTAGGGATTGACGCAACTGCCTTCTCGCTTTCCAGTTCGAGAATGGATTGGTCTTTCTTCACCGTATCGCCTTCCTTGACAAATATCGTGGAGACGGTGCCGCTGTCGGCGCCTTCACCAAGACGGGGTAGTCGTACATCCATCTGCATTCCTTTCGAATATGACGTGCCACAGAGGCACGGAGACACAGAGTCTTTTAGAGAATGAGTCTTTTTATTCCGTTGGTCAGC from Bacteroidota bacterium encodes:
- a CDS encoding 2-oxo acid dehydrogenase subunit E2, encoding MDVRLPRLGEGADSGTVSTIFVKEGDTVKKDQSILELESEKAVASIPTPVAGTITKIHVKDGDEIKVGTLIFSVAEGDAGAVSQVSTSTEPSTELEEDEPVAVAEESVPAMMPQIMDEPVKSPGGFPPPASPSLRKMARDIGLDLSRIRGSGNGGRILLSDVKAYIQRLQSLGAQPKATAVAAAAVSKPAAVSVDFSKWGSVEKKKMSQLRKAISNKMTESWTTIPHITQFDNVDITDVLALRKKYQKAYEKKKANLTLTPFIMKAVVETLKKHPIFNASMDEAAEEIVYKNYYHLGIAVDTEQGLIVPVIRDVDKKSMLELSIELQDIAERTRQRKVSLEEMQGGSFTISNQGGIGGSHFTPIINKPEVAILGVGRGSLQAVVKNKKIVQRVIVPLGLSYDHRVIDGANAARFITDFVQALQGFKEEDVKS